Part of the Arcobacter sp. F155 genome, TATATACCATCTCTTGATGCATCTGTTTTACTTTTATCAATAAAAATAACATTATCACTATTTAAAGTTGGCTCCATAGAGTCCCCTACTACGTTAATAGCTTCAATATTTTTAAGATTCTCTTGTCCACCTAGCATATTTATAAAATATGGAGGAACTTCTAAACTTTCATACTCATCATCATTTTCATAAGCTCCACCACCAGCACTTACTCTTACTTCAGGGTAGTATCTTATCCAGTACTTATCTGTAGAATCAACTAATGATCCTGGATTTTGATTGTATAGTAACCAGTTAATTGATATTTTTTTTCTTGCACAGAAATCTAAAATATTTGAAAAAGGTATCTTTCCTCTATTCTTCATAGTGGCAAAATTCACTTGACTTAAA contains:
- a CDS encoding S24 family peptidase, with amino-acid sequence MLAVPEIIEKLKDIISKDGKSGKVFDKDVAGALDLSQVNFATMKNRGKIPFSNILDFCARKKISINWLLYNQNPGSLVDSTDKYWIRYYPEVRVSAGGGAYENDDEYESLEVPPYFINMLGGQENLKNIEAINVVGDSMEPTLNSDNVIFIDKSKTDASRDGIYAFTTNHGLFVKRVQKRVDGKLDIISDNRDYPVQILADNELNVVGKVVSTFGMIY